TCCAACTATAAAGGCAGTTAGTTATTGTGTTATCATCAAGGAGTTGTCTGGTTCAGTATTGAGATGCATTCTGTTTTTTGGACCTGTTGAGTGCATTCTGTTTTTTGAACCTTGAACCTTGTTGAGTGCATTCTGTTAGGTTTCCAGTGACAGTTAATATATGTTAACTGAGAATCTGAAATCCTTATTTTTTAACACAAGAAGTTACTGATTATCCAAAATAGTGTAGCATTTTGATGATAAATTAAAATATTCCTTTTTGCATATGTGCTTTAGATGCCTGACAACAATATAGACTTGGTTAATACAAGCATGGAGCAAATGAGAGAGATGagtaggaaaaagagaaaaagggtgGCTGCTTTATTTGTTTCTGCTGTCATGAGCATGATTGTGCACTGGTATCAGCGTAAGAGACCTAGACATATTGTTGATCCGAATGAAGTGGCTGAGAGAGATGTAGCTACACGCAAACAAATGCTAAGAAATCTGTACCAAGGATCAAATGTCTATTGCTATGATAGTTTGCGCCTAAGAGATCATTTTATGACCTATGTGCCATCTTACGTGAGAGATGTGGTATGTGTGATAACAAGAATGTGTCGGTAGAAGAAAAGGTAGCAATCTTTTTGTTTGTAGTGGGTCATGGCACTAAGATGAGGATGATTCGTAGCTCATATGGATGGTCACTTGAGCCAATCTGCCGTCACTTCAATGAGGTGCTTAGAGGTATTCTATCATTATGCCATGAATTTATCAAGCTTCCTGATCCATCAGCTGTACAACCTGAAGATTCCAAATGGAAGTGGTTTGAAGATTGCCTTGGAGCATTAGATGGTATACACATTGACATTTTTGTGCCTTTAGCTGACCAAGGGAGGTATAGGAATAGGAAGCAACAGATTACCACCAATGTTTTAGGGGTTTGTGATCGTCACATGAAATTTGTTTACGTCTTAGCGGGATGGGAAGGATCAGCTTCAGATTCACGTGTGCTACGTGATGCAATGTCTCGGGACGATGCATTTGTTATTCCAAGTGGGAAATACTATCTAGTAGATGCGGGATACACCAATGGACCGGGCTTTCTTGCTCCATATCGATCCACTCGCTACCACTTGAATGAGTGGGCTGCTCAAGGGCATAACCCATCCACTGCCAAAGAACTATTCAATTTGCGCCATTCAACTGCTAGAAATGTGATAGAGAGAACATTTGGGCTATTGAAGATGAGGTGGGCTATACTAAGAAGCAACTCATATTTTGACTTGCAAAATCAGGTATTCCGTAGTTAGTAACCTAGCTTGAAATTCATCTTTGAATGACCCTAGCTAGCATGCAActcatttctactaaattcttgCAGATTAGGATCATTAATGCTTGCTGCATATTGCACAACTTTGTAATTGATAGACAGATTGATATGGATGATTTACTTATACACCAAGTTGATCAAGTAATATATTTTGAACCtcatgaagttcaaagtgaagtGGGTATGATTACCAATGTTCAATCAACAAATGAATGGAGCAATTTTAGGGATACCAAAGCTAACCAAATGTTTGCTGATTACCAAGCAAGACGTGGTCAATGTATGATAAATTCTATCATCAATGCATGCTTAAACTTATGATATTTGGTTTTGCTCCTAATATTTTACTAATAACCTTTTGTGAACATTTTTCCTGTAGGATatggagaagggaaagaagtCAGGCTCGGGCAGGGGTTACATTTCTTGGAATGATGACATGGACAAGGCTCTTCTTGACACATTTGTGGAGTACTATAACAAGGGTGACAGATGCCAGAATGGGTGGAAGTCTCATGTCTATACAGCTGCTATCAAGAATGTCCGAGAAAAGTGTAATGTGGATATCTCAAAAGACAATATCATGGCGAGGAACAAGACCTTTGACAAACACTACACTATCATCAATGGTATGCTGGAATCAAGTGGATTTGGTTGGGAttggaacaaaaataaaatatctgtTGATAGTGATGCTGTATGGGAAGAATATGTGGCGGTAAGTTTCAAAAACCACTTATTTACTTAAATTTGTGTTAAGTTCAGAACTTGTTAGGTTATCACTTGTTAAGGTAGACCTAATATGTAGTAAAACAGGGTAGACTTGTACACTGAATGCCAACCCGTGGCCCTGCACTTTGATTGCTTCGCTTGGGACACAGATGGTGTGCAGTGGTCACTGCCACTGCGAGTTAAGCAGTAGGGGCATTTGAGCCATCCAATTAACTAGCAACGGCTAGGATCAAACTTCCATATTtcctccttttctcttctccTTCCTGTGTCAAGCACCCAAGTTGTAATTAAAACCATACAGAACACAGAACTTTATACTGAACATGTCTTTTGACGTGAGTCACTAGTTTATTCAACTGTAATTAAAATCTTACAGATGTCTTCTTCTAAACTGAGATGTCCTTAACACAAAAGCTTATACAAAAGCTGTCAGCCACAAAAGCTTAACACAAGAACATATACCTTCAGAGCTTATAAAAGCTTGTACTAGTAACTGCTTGTTAAATTCTGTTCATACCTTCCCAGTTTCTGTTTTACTTGGATAAATTAGCCTGAAAACACTGAGGCAAGATAACTTCAGTTACTACTCACTGATGTTGGCATCTTGATAAGTAGAAATGGTTCGATGTGTTGTTTCTTTCTCAGCAGTGTCTTGATTTTTTAAATGGCGTCGTTGTTtattctgaagtctgaaccacaTGAAGCACTGGTGGTGTACGGATAGATACATGGAAAATAAACCATGTGAGGTTTAACTGGTTAGGGCTTCAATCTTACCCATGATATGCTTATGGTAATTGTTGAAATTTGATCTCAAACTTCTATGATGAAAAGAGAATGGCATTAAGCATAGGGCTTCAGAACTGCACAATATGGTATTTCTCCTTTCCATAATGTTAAATATGCATCGGTTTGTACCCACTTGTGGTATTCTAGAAATTCTGGTGTGTAGCTATGTGGCCTCAAATGTTGCTTACTGTTTAGCTGATGTCATTAACCATGTTAGCTGATGTCATTCATAGGACTTGTATATTTTATAACTTGCTTTCATTGTCATTCACTGGTCCATTAACCATGTTCAGGAGGGGTGTGGATATACATGTGTTAACCATTTGTTTTTTtgtagaaaaacaaagaagctTCTGGGTATAGGCACAAGACTGTCTTGTACTGGAACTCAATTAGCTTGGTGTTTGGCAAAGACCATGCTACCGGTGAAGCGGCAAGGACTGCAGCTGAGAGCTCAAAAGACATGAGTAAGGAAGATCTTAGTAACAAAGAGCCCACATCATCGGCAACTTCAGGAAGTTTAAAGAGGCAACGGTCAGGTGACTCTTTTACCTCTATGATAGCTGAAAAAATGAACAAGTTCGCTGAAGCACTAAAGGAGGAAGCCCCTAAAGGACCAACATCAAAAGAAATTCTAGACACACTGAATGAAGTACAAGGATTGGATGAAGACACTTTGTTGGACCTATTTGATATCCTGACCGGTGATGCACGCAAGTACGAGTCTCTGTTGGCGCTTCcagagaggatgaggaagaggtgGCTTCTAAAACAGCTCAACAAGTGAAGAAACTAGTTCATCTATATCAAGTGATGGATAATATCTATTGAACTTGTAATAATATGTAGCTCATCTGAAAGTATTATCTTGTATTTTATCTGTATTTTCCTAGCTGGAGGTATGTAACTCGTGTATGATGTGGTTTTCTTCGAAAACAGTGCTAAGTATTAGTCTGAAAACAGTGCTAAGTACTCATCTTTAATTCCTGAGAAAACAGTGCTAAGTACTCATCTTTAAGCTAGGAATTTCGAAGCTATCAGATTTAACCTATATTTTCCAAAGAAGTAGTTTCCTCTCTAATCAACCAAACAATATTTGGAATCTAATTATAGGAATTAGTTTCTTTGTacatccaaacaagaaaattgaaatgaatctAATTCTATGGAATTTAATTCCTATTGAATCTAATTGCTAGAATGAGATTCTTAGAATGAGATTCAATTCCATCCTAACAAACGGGCCCTACAAGAATTTAGAGATGCTTAGAGGAGATTACACTTTCGAAACCCCAGCACCATCCGTCCCAGCTCGAATACCCAATCGATTTCACATCAATAAGcactacaaaaaaaaaatccctcaagAATAGGGTTAGGACCATGAACTCGcgatggagagggagagagggaagggCCCGGGTGCACACCATAAGGAGAGGCGGAGGAGCTTGACCTGCCAGATGGGGAGGCGTGCCGCTTGGGAGGTCCGCTCGCCTCCCTTCTGCTGCATGCGTGCGTGAGTTCGTGGTATGGTTGAGATGAGCGTGAGGAACTGGGAACCAGGTTGGCTTAGTGAATTTGGGCACAAGGGGAAATGGGTCTTTTCATAAATCCTtcattagcaaaaaaaaaatgaaaacttcAGACTTTTGTAACAGAAGTTGACTGAATGGTAAAAATCTATAATGTTGCAACTTTTAATGGTACATAGCAAAGACCGGATCTTTTAATGGTATATCCTAAAGATGCAATCTTTCAGTGGTATGTATCCAATTTTCCCCAATTTAAACGCAACAACATTTAATCTTATCATTAATGCTATACATATGGTGGATATATACACAAGGCATAATACAGTTTAAAGTGAGTCATAAAACATGAGCAATTTATCAAGCAAATAAGAAAAAGACAGCATCTAAAATTTACTACTACAAACACCATCCATTTGTATAAAAGAAAACCAAGTCCCGGTAGGGATACGCTAGCTAATCATCCGTGTGCTGGCTGGATTTCGAAGCTGGTTTGCAATTTCGCATTGTTAGTTATCCATGTCATCTCGCAACTAAAGTCGGCAAAAAGGTAACGGTTATCCGTGCCAGCATCCACACCAGCACAGATAGCCAACCCTCATCCGTATTGGTTTCATTGTGCCGGCATGGATGTGGTTTTAAAGTCTGAAGTGCTTTCCGGTAGTGATTGACTCTTACATGCAATTCCAAGGTTTGCTACATGACAAGTTTAAGGAGAACACGTACAATTTACTTATACATGAACATAAAAAAACATAAACAATTAGTAGCCCTATTTATTCAAAAAACTGATTTATTTGATTAATATGCAAATAAAAACATGGCAGTCTTGCACTTGAAGGTTTCCTGGGTGCTGCCCAAAATTTCCACGATAAGTACAGAATTGGATCAGGATCAATCAATAGAGGTCGAATCGAccacaggcaggcaggcagctgaTGGTTGTGTGCTCTAAATAAAGTGAAGCTGAGTCATGGAAAAATGTTTCATAGTCGTAGAGAATGAAAGAAGGTTTTAATGCTGGCAGCTTTTGACCCTCTCAAGTATTACCTTCTCGTCGCTCCCAACCTatataaaaaaaacacttgTAATTTGCAGTGAGCTAAGGGGATGTTTGATaccccgtgctaaagtttagcacctgtcacatcggatgtttggatgttaattagaagtattaaatatagactaattacaaaactaattgcacaaatggagtctaattcgcgagatgaatctattaagcctaattagtccatgatttgacaatgtggtgctacaataatcatttgctaatgatggattaattaggtttaatagattcgtctcgcgaattagcataggagttctgcaattggttttataattagctcatgtttagtctttctcATTAGCATCCGAAtgtccgatgtgacactgctaaaatttagcacgtagtatcaaacacccccctaAGACAATCGATCAAGAGGAAGCCACTGCGCGTGCACACTGACACACTGTCTCCCTCTACTCACCTCCCAGCACCAAAGCCAGTAAACTTACATACACATACAGAAGACCATAGTTCAAGATGGAGACAACCATATCGGCGATCACTGGTGATCTAATAAGCCGAGTCGTTTCCTATCTGATCAAGAAGTGCTTGGACAGGCTTACCATACATGAGAATCTGGAAAGATTGCAGTAACTCTTGTTGAGGATCCATGCCGTTGTCGAGGAGGCAGATGGGCGATACATCACAAATTCGAGGATGCTAATGCAACTCAAGTTGCTTGTGGCCAGCATGTATCAGGGTTACCATATGCTGGACACCTTCAGGTACAGATCTCTAGCAGAGAGTTTTATGCATGAGGAGAGTACAACTTAGCTTCTTCAATTCCTTTGAAGCGTTCTCGTACAATTCCTGGTATCTTGAGAAGGTATGCTGAAAGCAACAATCTACGGAGTGTTGTAGAAAATTTAGAGGATGCTATTGCAAATTTGTCTGAGCTTGTTGTGCTTTTGGGGGGATGCGAACGCATGTGCCGTAGGCCCCATGACACTTACCTCTACATTGACAATTTTATGTTTGGACGCCATGTTGAGAAGCAACAGATCATGAACTTTTTGTTGAGTGGTCCAGGATGTCATGGTGCTCCTACGGTGCTTCCCCTGATTGGAGGTTGCAGGGTTGGTAAGAAAACATTGGTTAGCCATGTTTGCAAGAATGATCATGTTCGGTCCCAATTCTCTTCCATTCTATTTCTATTCATGGAGATAGCATAGGGAGAATGGACAATGCGAAGTTCGGTACTAAGCTGACGTTGGTTGTAGCTGAATTTGTTACAGATGTCGACGATGACCATCGGCAATGGAATAATTTTCCAACATCGATGCCGTTTTCATCACATGGATCTTCATGCCTATGCAATGAGGACCTTCCTACAATACACATTATTTTTGTCCACCATGACCTTCTCATAATTCATGGATGTGGTCTCCCCCTAGATACTTTTGTCCAGATACTACATATTGGGAGCTGGCAATTAATCAACCATCACCTACAAATAATGACGATTTTGATGGTAGAAATCAGTCTATGCTAAAAAATAAGCGCAAGGTGATTAAACAAGTCTCTCATGTCAAGAAAACTGGTAGATTGAATAAAAATTCAGATTTGACACTAGATACAGAAAAGTCAACCATTGAAGAAAAAATGGCTAATTCTGTTCATCAAATTGTCCCCAATGATGAGCATGCTTCAGATAATAAAGCTGTACAAACACCAAGTTCGGCTGGAGGGTAAGATAATATCAAAGTGACTAGTTCTGAGAAAACCGGTCCAACCGATTTTGCTAGAAATTTTAGTAAAACTAAAAATTTTAGAACAAGCAACATGGTGATAAGAAAGAAGCCAACCTTTGAGGATCTACTACATAAATATCAGAAGATAGCCAAGCAAAAGCAAAACAATCGGTTAGGAGATGATCAAAGGAGGAGTTCTTCATCACCAAGTGCGAAGAAGCATCAACGATCATCATACTGGTCTTCATCATTTATCCCGTTGATGCATGTGGCATGGAATGCATgtccatatatatataattacaaaCCATAGTTTTGTATAATCTTGGTCTTTATTTTATAATTATCAATATTATGCTCATGCTTTACCAAGGGCCCATAACTTATATGATTGGCCGGCATGGCCGCATCAAGATTTCTACTATTAGATATGCTAAGATGCTCAAAAGCCGAAATAGTATACATGTTGTACTTGCTAGGATTTTGTTTCGACTACATTGGTATGCATAATAAATTTAGAAATCATGTATATGAGCGATGTGTTGTTTATCATCGTCTTCAGACAATTTTGATCATTGGGAATGTTTTCTGGCATGCAAGCTTTGCCATAAAATAGGGGGCATGAGTTGACGGATCAAAATTGGTAGATCTAGCTAATTTGGCAAGGccaaccggtctaaccggtctgTTGAAGCGGTCTGACCGGATGATCGTCCTGTAGCCGATTCGGCAGTGCAGACCAATTTAGTAAAATGCTCAAAATGCAATTTGGACTTCACTATTTCATAGCTCTGatcgagtagatcaaaatgcataaTAGAACGTCCAATTTGAAGTTTGGATAagagagttatgacctcggGAAGATCTGCCCCCGAGGAGACAGGTTAGACCGGTTCGCGAACAAGTCAGACCTGTTTAGGTCTGTAGAGTCCgagtaggagttgtattttctACGAGATTTGCAAGGGTTTCGACATCAGGGGCAAGAtctcccctccctataaatataaagggccacggccgattgagaATATTCCAATCGAATCTATCAAAAttatcttttatctttttaccTTTCTTCCTCTTTGCCCTACTTTTCCAACCCCATGTGCTGTTATTCTCCTGTCTCCATGGCACGAAGGTGCGCCTGCTCCGATTGGGAtaccctcaatcggccgtggccttttatatttatagggagggaagGTCATATCCCATTAGGAGTCGAAACCCTTATAAATTTCttatcaaaatacaactcctaccTCGGACTACACAGActaaaccggtctgaccgcccTGACAAATGGACGTTCTCATCCGTACTCCAAATTggacgttctacatatgcattttgatctactcaACGAGAGCTgcacaatggtgaagtccaatttgcattttgaggaCATTGACCAAAGCGGTCTGACTGGTTGGGAGATTGGTGTCTGGCCAGGTCTGCCAATTTTGGTCGTCAACAGGATGGATCCAAAACAAGGCTAAAGGGGTACTGCCTCTTGAAATTAAGCTAAAATCATGTTTTATATGTAAACTTTAGAATAAAAAACTAAATTCACATGGACATATTTGCAGGGACCGTagctaggttttttttttctaa
This genomic window from Setaria viridis chromosome 8, Setaria_viridis_v4.0, whole genome shotgun sequence contains:
- the LOC117834535 gene encoding uncharacterized protein, which produces MEQMREMSRKKRKRVAALFVSAVMSMIVHWYQRKRPRHIVDPNEVAERDVATRKQMLRNLYQGSNVYCYDSLRLRDHFMTYVPSYVRDVDMEKGKKSGSGRGYISWNDDMDKALLDTFVEYYNKGDRCQNGWKSHVYTAAIKNVREKCNVDISKDNIMARNKTFDKHYTIINGMLESSGFGWDWNKNKISVDSDAVWEEYVAKNKEASGYRHKTVLYWNSISLVFGKDHATGEAARTAAESSKDMSKEDLSNKEPTSSATSGSLKRQRSGDSFTSMIAEKMNKFAEALKEEAPKGPTSKEILDTLNEVQGLDEDTLLDLFDILTGDARKYESLLALPERMRKRWLLKQLNK